Below is a window of Phyllopteryx taeniolatus isolate TA_2022b chromosome 16, UOR_Ptae_1.2, whole genome shotgun sequence DNA.
TTAGCCACGGCTGAACTTGCAGAAAACATTGTGGACTTTGTCTTCCTCCTCTCTAAAATGCTGTCACTACATCTTTTcctgacaaacatttttgtaataattaTTATACACCTGTAATTTTGTATAAATTTGCACAATCAAGTCCTTAAGatgcccctcccccccctccaaaCACTCGTCACTGATGAACTTAGTGGCGGTAACGGCGGGAAACCAACCTTTGGTGACATAAAGATAGAAGAAGTCGCAGTAGAGGACCGTCTGGACCACGCCGGCGACGATGGCGATCATGTCGAAGAAGCCCTCGAAGTAGAAGCGCCAGATCCAGTTGAAAAGGTAGAGGGTTCGGTACAGGCCCAGGCAGAACAGGTAGTGGGTGGTGATGGTCTCCGCCTCGCCCGTCTTGCTGATCATGAAGAGCTGCGGGAGGATGGCCACCGACTCCAGGTAGATGGAGAACGTCCACAGGATCTGAGCACACAGGCACCACACGACACGCTTGGATATACCCTGCAAAGTTTTTGTTGAACATATCCTCCactatttgataaaaaaaagtcatatttgccGTTTCTGTGTTCAGGCTACAAGATAAAAGTGCTACTTTGGCGCCATTTTAGTGCCATTTAAGACAGGCCGCGGTTCTGTCAAtgtaaaagtagtgctttgttgccatcttgCAATATCCATCTTGTAGACAAGATGGATATACAGCTCATGATCCAGAGAAAACCACATCACGTGTCACCTACCCATGTCAGCtggagtttaaataaaataaatagagcGTAAAGAAATGACATGAAAATGGGGAAATAAAATCACCAAAATATCCCCAAAACAGTTTATCACATGGGTTGTGTTCCACAAAACGCCCCACAATAGACacaattactgtattatttatatcAATTTTAAAGTTTCACATATGCAATTCAATGTCAATATGTGATACTTTCGAGAGgtgcaagtatttatttgtccacttgatgTCATTGTCCACACATTCGACAACTACATGCTTTTATAAAAAGCAGGTGTGACATGAACACTCATTCGAAACAGGGCCCCTCTGCGAGCTAAACCATTATTGCCGTGTCTCATAGCGACTGTCTCGGCATTTTAGGCAGCGCACAACATCAGGATGCATGCCGCTGCATCCCAAAATTCATTGCGGTGCCCTTTAACAAcaagttgtagaaaatcaagcttaACGTTGCTCTTTGcttgcatttgttccatattgttatgggtgtgtgcattagctatccTGTAgtaggttggtatttgtgaaacTCAGTGGCTTGTGTGTTAACCAGCGGCAATCCGGTCACGCTCATTACGTCTTGAAGCAACTTGGTGACGATTTACCAAATGTGCGAGTTAAAATCGCTCCGTAGGATTTATTTTCCTGCAAAGTAAAATGTGAGTCACAAAGTCAATTAGCCAGCAATGCTAAGCGAAACcaagatgtgcaggtgagtaactaGAAGACActgattaacaaaaaaaaaacaaaaaaaaacataaaaacctcTGCGAGGCACTGAATCGGCAACAATTGTACcgtgagggattactgtaattcCGTTTCACTTCAAACAAAAACGCACCTCAAGCGGGGAAAAGTCATGGTTGATGAGCACAGCCAGACCCCCGACAGGTACCACCAGGAACTCCACCCTGAAGCTGTCGTGATTTCCGTCGTAGGTGGCCCGGAACTTGACGTAGATCAGGTAGACGGTGGCGTACGCGCAGCCGATGTAGATCACCTAGCGAGGCACAAGCGTAGCGTCATCGTCTCAGTTCGGGGCAGTGCTGGTCGATCGCTTTCTGACACCCGACGTAGCCGAGTCGTGCGTCTTACTTTCATGCACGTGTTGTAGAGCGAGATGAAGGAGGTGAGCAGGTCCAAGTAGCGTGTGGTGAACACCATCGCAAAGAGGATTTGACTCTTTCCAGAGATGCCTTCAAAAACAAGCGGCGCATCGTTAATAACTGCTCAAGCTCACGTTGGAGTAAATGTAGCCATTGGAAACTTCAAACATGCGAAAAATCATGAGCCACAACACTTGGTGAACAGCGCCACTTCATGGATTTACAGACGTAATGATAAGCGTCGCTCAAAAATGATTACTTTATATTACATGTACATCGCTAAGATGCTGATAACATAGCTACCTCCAAAACAGACCAAGGTAGGAATTCCAAATTTAAAGTGGTCACACTGATGCAACACGCTGATTGTCCAGTTTTGAATGTTATATTTAACCCCAGACaggtttcctttttaaaaacaagggtTACATGCGTTATCAaggtctgaaaaaaaattatttacaaaaaaaaaaaagggggtgcggggtgctttttttcctctataTGTAGAAACATACAGAGGAATGCTGCTTCTCTTCCTGTGTAAATTGGCTTCTGTGTATGTAATTACATGTCTTCCTAGTTCTTCTTGATGGTTACTAAATACTAatcttatcatcatcatcatatcattattatcatcatcatcatcatcatcagtagtAGAAAGGGAACAACAGGGCTCCTTTGGCCATTTTCAAtgtaa
It encodes the following:
- the LOC133466613 gene encoding ER lumen protein-retaining receptor 2 isoform X2 → MVFTTRYLDLLTSFISLYNTCMKVIYIGCAYATVYLIYVKFRATYDGNHDSFRVEFLVVPVGGLAVLINHDFSPLEILWTFSIYLESVAILPQLFMISKTGEAETITTHYLFCLGLYRTLYLFNWIWRFYFEGFFDMIAIVAGVVQTVLYCDFFYLYVTKVLKGKKLSLPA
- the LOC133466613 gene encoding ER lumen protein-retaining receptor 2 isoform X1; amino-acid sequence: MNVFRLTGDLSHLAAIIILLLKIWKSRSCAGISGKSQILFAMVFTTRYLDLLTSFISLYNTCMKVIYIGCAYATVYLIYVKFRATYDGNHDSFRVEFLVVPVGGLAVLINHDFSPLEILWTFSIYLESVAILPQLFMISKTGEAETITTHYLFCLGLYRTLYLFNWIWRFYFEGFFDMIAIVAGVVQTVLYCDFFYLYVTKVLKGKKLSLPA